Proteins encoded in a region of the Candidatus Limnocylindrales bacterium genome:
- a CDS encoding ATP-binding protein: MATGAASIRPQTVASSRPRLLAPGAARVAAVTIALVIVSICGFNSVRGIGRPFPGFFVWENLFVPAIGASSWSGVNSGLPYHSWLISADGAHLETADDLARVLRGKRAGDVVHYEVDRAGQRQAVAVPVEIFTIRHYLESTGIFLFDALALMTLAVVMLYLKPVGGDSASLSLFATMLALYLATAIDLFGPYNFRELYFFFAGAAPTTAFTVLSWFPIARRRRSWETPALWVLGAASLAFGAASNWAFFEHRETLLALDRLFHVYLATSILGSMLFFSWHFATSHDQYVRQRTKVVLLSSLGAFLPALALVAVYAGMAAIPFNVLTIFFVAFPLGIGYAIAQHDLFNVDRLIKRALAYLLLSAAVIGSYGVVISLLEVVFEDLTGPAERLTSGLIVLILLMLLNPSRDRMQAFIDRLYDRRRYEYRDVVQNVSRRFSSILDFEALVRTALELIDETVQPLSAELFTIGEGGVPVRRGALLYDGGPGSSGRIVVTDQSAPELAPVVDELRESDVFLGAMATSREGSARVLATGMRLEDRETGFLVVGPKRAGGYHTGDDAELLRTMSDQLAVALENAQAYDTIGRLNVDLGAKATALEQTNRELRDAQDQLIRAERLAVIGELSGAVAHAMRNPLAAIKMAADFGGMEFEQHPAGENFRDISSEAGRLEKRIRDLLDFSRPFEPRPERVDLHAVVARAVDVSRGKAAQKGVELALAGQPGGSPANVDVGLFEQVVVELVANAIDASPERARVEVRTGNDSGSAWVSVADSGPGIAEEKRPRIFDLFFTTKKTGTGFGLATVKKIVDRHGGSIHVDTGEGRGTKFTIQLPRV, encoded by the coding sequence ATGGCAACCGGCGCCGCGAGCATCCGTCCCCAGACTGTGGCGTCTTCGCGTCCGCGGCTTCTCGCGCCGGGAGCCGCACGTGTTGCTGCCGTTACGATCGCGCTCGTCATCGTCTCGATCTGCGGCTTCAACTCGGTGCGCGGCATCGGCAGGCCGTTTCCCGGGTTCTTCGTCTGGGAGAATCTTTTCGTGCCGGCCATCGGCGCGTCGTCGTGGAGCGGCGTAAATTCGGGGCTCCCGTATCATTCGTGGCTGATCTCCGCCGACGGCGCCCACCTCGAGACCGCGGACGATCTTGCGAGGGTGCTGCGCGGCAAGCGCGCGGGCGACGTCGTGCACTACGAAGTCGATCGCGCCGGCCAGCGGCAGGCCGTCGCCGTGCCGGTCGAGATCTTCACGATTCGTCACTACCTCGAGAGCACCGGCATCTTCCTGTTCGACGCGCTCGCGTTGATGACGCTCGCGGTCGTGATGCTTTATCTGAAACCGGTCGGCGGGGATTCGGCATCGCTGTCGCTGTTCGCGACGATGCTGGCGCTGTATCTGGCCACGGCGATCGATCTTTTCGGCCCGTACAATTTCCGCGAGCTGTATTTCTTTTTTGCCGGCGCTGCGCCGACGACGGCGTTCACGGTGCTCAGCTGGTTCCCGATCGCCCGCAGGCGGCGAAGCTGGGAGACGCCTGCGCTGTGGGTCCTCGGCGCCGCATCGCTTGCGTTCGGTGCGGCATCGAACTGGGCGTTCTTCGAGCACCGCGAAACGCTGCTGGCGCTCGACCGCCTGTTCCACGTCTATCTCGCCACGAGCATCCTCGGCTCGATGCTGTTTTTCTCGTGGCACTTTGCGACGTCGCACGACCAGTACGTACGCCAGCGTACCAAGGTCGTGCTGCTGTCGAGCCTTGGCGCTTTCCTGCCGGCGCTCGCGCTGGTGGCCGTCTACGCCGGCATGGCCGCAATTCCATTCAACGTGCTGACGATCTTCTTCGTCGCGTTCCCGCTCGGCATCGGTTACGCGATCGCGCAGCACGACCTCTTCAACGTCGACCGCCTGATCAAGCGTGCGCTCGCGTACCTGCTGCTGAGCGCAGCGGTGATCGGCAGCTACGGCGTCGTCATCTCGCTGCTCGAAGTCGTCTTCGAGGACCTGACCGGCCCGGCCGAGCGCCTGACGTCGGGACTGATCGTGCTGATCCTGCTGATGCTGCTCAACCCGAGCCGCGACCGCATGCAGGCCTTCATCGACCGCCTCTACGACCGGCGCCGCTACGAGTATCGCGACGTCGTGCAGAACGTCTCGCGGCGCTTCAGCTCGATCCTCGATTTCGAAGCGCTCGTGCGTACGGCGCTCGAGCTGATCGACGAGACCGTGCAGCCGCTTTCGGCCGAATTGTTCACGATCGGCGAGGGCGGCGTGCCGGTTCGGCGTGGCGCGCTTCTTTACGACGGCGGGCCCGGCTCGAGCGGACGTATCGTGGTGACCGACCAGTCGGCGCCGGAGCTGGCGCCGGTCGTCGACGAGCTGCGTGAATCGGACGTGTTTCTCGGCGCGATGGCGACGAGCCGCGAAGGCAGCGCCCGGGTGCTTGCGACCGGCATGCGACTCGAAGATCGCGAAACCGGATTTCTCGTGGTCGGCCCGAAGCGCGCGGGAGGCTATCACACCGGCGACGACGCCGAGCTGCTGCGCACCATGTCCGACCAGCTTGCCGTCGCACTCGAGAACGCGCAGGCCTACGACACGATCGGCCGTCTCAACGTCGATCTCGGCGCCAAGGCGACGGCGCTCGAGCAGACCAACCGCGAGCTGCGCGACGCGCAGGACCAGCTCATCCGCGCGGAGCGACTTGCCGTCATCGGCGAGCTTTCCGGCGCAGTGGCGCATGCGATGCGCAACCCGCTCGCGGCCATCAAGATGGCCGCCGATTTCGGCGGCATGGAATTCGAGCAGCATCCGGCTGGAGAAAATTTCCGCGACATCAGCTCGGAGGCCGGAAGGCTCGAGAAACGCATCCGCGACCTTCTCGATTTCTCGCGGCCGTTCGAGCCGCGGCCGGAGCGGGTCGATCTTCACGCGGTCGTCGCTCGCGCGGTCGACGTGTCGCGCGGAAAGGCGGCGCAGAAAGGCGTCGAGCTTGCGCTCGCCGGTCAGCCCGGTGGCAGTCCGGCGAACGTCGACGTGGGGCTTTTCGAGCAGGTCGTGGTCGAGCTCGTCGCCAACGCGATCGATGCCTCTCCGGAACGTGCGCGCGTCGAGGTCCGCACCGGGAACGATTCCGGCTCCGCATGGGTTTCGGTTGCCGACAGCGGACCGGGAATCGCCGAAGAAAAACGCCCGCGGATCTTCGACCTGTTCTTCACGACCAAGAAAACCGGGACCGGATTCGGCCTGGCGACCGTCAAGAAAATCGTCGATCGCCATGGCGGCTCGATCCATGTCGACACCGGCGAAGGACGCGGAACGAAGTTTACGATTCAGCTTCCGCGGGTGTGA
- a CDS encoding YfhO family protein codes for MIRNVPDDSNHRRRLIRDVVALLALGACIIGVHSSHLSIPLALNAGPLPLTAHHDNLDGAAPLRIEAARQWTRGHIPLWNPYKRAGMPLAADTTAGALYPGNAPFLWMHLPQGEGSAGDATALRADADSPFRTMDLVAVLHALLAGLFMYVFLAAIGLERPARVLGALVFACSGTMGWFAAWYIQIQNSAVWLPLILAAVHFASSDPHNPARAASDQRDASDPARPAIIAARRAKWIAVGAFAVALQWLAGFPELSFYSGLVAVAYGASLLGGERGLRPVAVVASIYVAGILLAAVQLVPALELQSLSRRPGSLPLEVFQSLAATPSMVLGWIIPSTASGMEFPPAAAYHFGAAAVAAALAGLFSRTRIALFFVLLMITGFLLSIGDATPVSAWAWHVPVLSAFRHPFKHLFELSFAMAGLSALGASKMLAFAPSARWPRIAVALAIVATAVSLRINEAPLIAGNPANADISGARPAIADDLDPGARVLTPRHFFLKRDPSFLLGDYGTEFEVPAVHGAGPYLWSELAAATGMVEEEVTFRRGFFAASDRTLALLSCPYVIQTRRGEAFWPPLDRAVYRIASEYPDARLARRDDALARFRFVSVVRCGNAAEIDASLQTGAPDPAATALVSCEGSALPPGPVAAIASMPKIVDERPGHIVLETEVPAGANGFLVISQADLPGWHATTDGKAAVIRRVHGLVQGIEVPAGTSRVELDYWPRTFAIGAATSAATALLLLVAIAVSGTRRERHTRGS; via the coding sequence GTGATCCGAAACGTGCCGGACGATTCGAATCATCGACGGAGGTTAATCCGCGACGTCGTAGCGCTGCTCGCGCTCGGCGCATGTATCATCGGCGTGCACTCGTCGCATCTTTCTATACCGCTCGCGCTGAACGCCGGACCGCTGCCGCTTACCGCGCATCACGACAACCTCGACGGCGCGGCGCCGCTGCGCATCGAGGCCGCACGGCAGTGGACGCGCGGCCACATCCCGCTGTGGAATCCGTACAAGCGCGCAGGGATGCCGCTCGCCGCCGATACCACTGCGGGCGCGCTGTATCCGGGCAACGCACCGTTTCTCTGGATGCATCTTCCGCAGGGCGAGGGCAGCGCAGGTGATGCCACCGCGCTTCGAGCGGACGCCGATTCGCCGTTTCGAACCATGGACCTGGTGGCCGTGCTCCACGCGCTGCTCGCCGGGCTTTTCATGTACGTGTTCCTCGCCGCGATCGGGCTCGAGCGGCCGGCGCGCGTGCTCGGTGCGCTCGTCTTCGCGTGCTCGGGAACCATGGGCTGGTTTGCCGCGTGGTACATCCAGATCCAGAACTCCGCGGTGTGGCTTCCGCTGATCCTTGCGGCGGTGCACTTCGCTTCAAGCGATCCACACAACCCGGCGCGTGCGGCGAGCGATCAGCGCGACGCGAGCGATCCGGCGCGTCCCGCAATCATCGCGGCGCGCCGCGCGAAATGGATCGCCGTCGGCGCCTTCGCGGTGGCGCTGCAATGGCTCGCCGGATTTCCGGAGCTGAGCTTCTACAGCGGGCTCGTCGCTGTCGCGTACGGCGCATCGCTTCTCGGCGGCGAGCGCGGCCTCCGGCCGGTCGCCGTCGTAGCGTCGATCTACGTGGCCGGGATCCTGCTCGCGGCCGTGCAGCTTGTCCCGGCGCTCGAGCTCCAATCGCTGTCGCGGCGGCCGGGATCGCTTCCGCTCGAAGTCTTCCAGTCGCTTGCCGCGACGCCGTCGATGGTGCTCGGCTGGATCATTCCGTCGACGGCCAGCGGCATGGAGTTTCCGCCGGCGGCTGCGTATCACTTCGGTGCCGCCGCCGTCGCGGCGGCGCTCGCCGGCCTTTTCTCGCGCACGCGCATCGCGCTGTTCTTCGTGCTGCTGATGATCACGGGTTTTCTGCTGTCGATCGGCGATGCAACGCCCGTCAGCGCGTGGGCATGGCACGTTCCCGTGCTGAGCGCGTTCCGGCATCCGTTCAAGCATCTGTTCGAGCTGTCGTTCGCCATGGCCGGCCTGTCGGCGCTCGGCGCGTCGAAGATGCTGGCGTTCGCGCCGTCTGCGCGATGGCCGCGCATCGCGGTCGCACTGGCGATTGTCGCAACGGCGGTCTCACTGCGAATCAACGAAGCGCCGCTCATCGCGGGCAACCCTGCGAATGCCGATATCTCCGGCGCGCGGCCCGCGATCGCGGACGATCTCGACCCCGGCGCGAGAGTGCTCACGCCGCGTCACTTCTTTCTCAAGCGCGATCCTTCGTTCCTGCTCGGAGACTATGGGACCGAGTTCGAAGTTCCCGCCGTGCACGGCGCCGGTCCTTACCTGTGGAGCGAGCTCGCCGCGGCCACGGGTATGGTCGAAGAAGAGGTCACGTTCCGACGCGGATTTTTCGCCGCGTCCGATCGCACGCTCGCACTGCTTTCCTGTCCGTACGTGATCCAGACCCGGCGCGGCGAAGCGTTCTGGCCGCCGCTCGATCGGGCGGTCTACCGGATTGCTTCCGAATATCCGGACGCGCGGCTCGCGCGGCGCGATGATGCACTCGCCCGTTTCCGATTCGTCTCGGTCGTGCGCTGCGGCAACGCCGCCGAAATCGATGCGAGCCTGCAGACCGGCGCTCCGGATCCCGCCGCGACCGCGCTCGTGTCGTGCGAAGGCTCCGCGCTCCCGCCCGGGCCGGTCGCCGCAATCGCATCGATGCCGAAAATCGTCGACGAGCGGCCGGGACACATCGTGCTCGAAACAGAAGTACCTGCAGGCGCGAATGGTTTTCTCGTCATCAGCCAGGCGGATCTTCCCGGCTGGCACGCGACCACCGACGGAAAGGCTGCCGTGATCCGCCGCGTGCACGGGCTCGTGCAGGGCATTGAAGTTCCCGCAGGAACCTCGCGCGTCGAGCTCGACTACTGGCCGCGCACGTTCGCAATCGGCGCGGCGACGAGCGCGGCCACCGCACTGCTGCTTCTGGTTGCGATCGCGGTGTCGGGAACGCGGCGCGAGCGTCACACCCGCGGAAGCTGA
- a CDS encoding sulfatase, whose product MELARRTITKAFGLMIVLAASACHPDSRPQNVVLISVDTMRADRVGLYGCSRPTTPNLDRWFGKDGRIWLRSWSSEASTTPSVVSMLTGQMPQEHRVRMLLQIVPRELRLLPEMLPEGWQTAGFVSNMMLTSEASALGAHFQYYDDFVDERERYRADTFERNAAHTTDAVLQWLGARREKKDERPLFLWVHYMDPHGPYHPPDDWKRTFTHPSPIPIDIDRVLAYEREPGVTDGLAYVDAYDEEIAYTDSQIGRLLDGMQLDPDRTLVVFTADHGESMMDHEFWFRHAVQVYEEMVRVPLMLRGPGVVAGKSELPTSGIDIAPTVLAALGLPRPAPMADVDLRSGKGIAADRTVYTEASLSARDGDEQWRAAIRGNMKWVIGVRPGNCRSTLRRYDLAADPDELTIKPWSEVSDAAKSLLRLCETDPDPAGVPKAWAFGTGLKAPKSPPMSGEDQLKSLKALGYAE is encoded by the coding sequence ATGGAGCTAGCGCGGCGCACCATAACGAAGGCGTTCGGCCTGATGATCGTGCTGGCAGCATCGGCGTGCCATCCGGACAGCCGGCCGCAGAACGTCGTGCTGATTTCGGTCGACACGATGCGCGCCGACCGCGTCGGACTCTACGGCTGTTCGCGACCGACCACGCCGAATCTCGACCGATGGTTCGGAAAGGACGGCCGCATCTGGCTGCGCTCGTGGTCGTCCGAAGCCTCGACGACTCCGAGTGTCGTCAGCATGCTCACGGGTCAGATGCCGCAGGAGCACCGCGTGCGGATGCTTCTGCAGATCGTGCCGCGCGAGCTTCGCCTGCTTCCGGAGATGCTTCCGGAGGGATGGCAGACGGCCGGTTTCGTTTCGAACATGATGCTGACGAGCGAGGCGAGCGCGCTCGGAGCGCACTTCCAGTACTACGACGATTTCGTCGACGAACGCGAGCGCTACCGCGCCGATACGTTCGAGCGCAACGCCGCGCACACGACCGACGCCGTGCTCCAGTGGCTCGGTGCGCGTCGTGAAAAGAAAGACGAGCGCCCGCTGTTTCTCTGGGTCCACTACATGGACCCGCACGGACCGTACCATCCACCGGACGACTGGAAGCGGACGTTCACGCATCCGTCGCCGATCCCGATCGATATCGACCGGGTGCTTGCCTACGAGCGTGAGCCCGGGGTAACCGACGGCCTCGCGTACGTGGACGCCTACGACGAAGAGATCGCGTACACCGACTCTCAGATCGGCCGGCTCCTCGACGGGATGCAGCTCGATCCCGATCGCACACTCGTCGTGTTCACCGCCGACCACGGCGAGAGCATGATGGACCATGAGTTCTGGTTCCGTCATGCCGTGCAGGTCTACGAGGAGATGGTTCGCGTGCCGCTGATGCTGCGCGGACCGGGCGTCGTCGCCGGCAAGTCCGAGCTGCCGACGAGCGGCATCGATATCGCCCCGACCGTCCTCGCTGCGCTCGGCCTGCCGCGGCCGGCCCCGATGGCGGACGTGGATCTTCGAAGCGGCAAAGGCATTGCAGCCGATCGCACCGTTTACACCGAAGCGTCGCTCAGCGCGCGCGACGGCGACGAGCAGTGGCGCGCTGCGATCCGCGGCAACATGAAATGGGTAATCGGCGTGCGCCCCGGCAACTGCCGATCGACGCTGCGCCGCTACGATCTCGCCGCGGACCCCGACGAGCTGACGATCAAGCCGTGGAGCGAAGTCTCCGACGCCGCGAAATCGCTCCTTCGCCTTTGCGAGACGGACCCGGATCCCGCCGGCGTTCCGAAAGCGTGGGCGTTCGGCACGGGGCTCAAGGCGCCGAAGTCACCGCCGATGAGCGGCGAAGACCAGCTGAAGAGCCTCAAGGCCCTTGGCTACGCCGAGTGA
- a CDS encoding acyltransferase, whose amino-acid sequence MTRTSATSPQPPVPLTYQPALDGLRAIAVLAVMLFHAGVPLLPGGFLGVDIFFVLSGYLITTLLAADFASGDAAVTNGAPGQRDTSGTRAANNRIHLGRFYMRRALRLFPALLLLVAFLQFWTMRNVFPLPGQVAEIRREIVTTLLYVANWAQVARIVEPLGFLSHTWSLAIEEQFYIVWPLVLGWLLRSVSRGAACWIVAAGALVSALARAMLWSGPESFARVFHGSDTRAEALLAGCLLALLLGQRPVAEMAASRRTAVGFAAAASALVLAWLFSHATTESGWMYRGGFSLAAAAAMLVILELRVAPGGAFARILSMAPAVAIGRISYGLYLWHWPLFLILSPWMTGLAPGATLAVRFAATFAVAALSWFVLERPVLSWKRRWS is encoded by the coding sequence GTGACTCGCACTTCCGCCACCAGCCCGCAGCCGCCCGTCCCGCTGACATATCAGCCGGCGCTCGACGGTCTTCGCGCGATCGCCGTCCTCGCCGTCATGCTGTTCCATGCCGGGGTGCCGCTCCTTCCGGGCGGGTTCCTCGGCGTCGACATTTTTTTCGTGCTCAGCGGTTACCTGATCACGACCCTGCTCGCGGCCGACTTCGCCTCCGGCGATGCGGCGGTCACGAATGGCGCCCCTGGTCAGCGGGACACGAGTGGCACCCGTGCCGCGAACAACCGAATCCATCTCGGCCGTTTCTACATGCGACGGGCGCTGCGACTGTTTCCGGCGCTGTTGCTGCTGGTCGCGTTCCTTCAATTCTGGACGATGCGCAACGTGTTCCCGCTGCCGGGCCAGGTCGCCGAGATACGGCGCGAGATCGTGACGACGCTTCTTTACGTCGCCAACTGGGCGCAGGTCGCACGCATCGTCGAGCCGCTCGGGTTCCTGTCGCACACGTGGTCGCTCGCAATCGAGGAGCAGTTCTACATCGTGTGGCCGCTCGTGCTCGGCTGGCTGCTGAGATCGGTTTCTCGAGGCGCGGCGTGCTGGATCGTCGCGGCCGGAGCGCTTGTGTCGGCTCTTGCGCGCGCGATGCTGTGGAGCGGGCCGGAATCGTTCGCGCGCGTTTTTCACGGCTCCGACACGCGCGCCGAAGCGCTGCTTGCCGGTTGCCTGCTCGCGCTGCTGCTCGGGCAGAGGCCGGTGGCCGAAATGGCAGCATCGCGCAGAACCGCGGTGGGTTTCGCGGCCGCTGCGTCAGCGCTGGTGCTCGCATGGCTCTTCTCGCACGCGACGACCGAATCCGGCTGGATGTACCGCGGAGGATTCAGCCTTGCGGCAGCGGCAGCAATGCTCGTCATCCTCGAGCTTCGCGTTGCGCCCGGCGGAGCTTTCGCACGGATCCTGTCGATGGCGCCTGCAGTGGCGATCGGCCGGATTTCGTACGGACTTTACCTGTGGCACTGGCCGCTGTTCCTGATTCTGTCGCCGTGGATGACCGGCCTGGCGCCAGGCGCCACGCTGGCTGTTCGTTTCGCCGCGACGTTCGCCGTCGCGGCGCTGTCGTGGTTTGTGCTCGAACGGCCGGTACTCTCGTGGAAACGGCGATGGAGCTAG
- a CDS encoding glycosyltransferase family 2 protein — MPRHLIIIPAWNEARSIASVVANCRASAPDFDVLVIDDGSSDGTAAIAAGAGAAVLSHPFNIRYGAALQTGYLYALRNGYSLAVQLDADGQHDPADVVRLAAPILRGEADLVVGSRFHAASTYHMPRLRRIGSAWFRFLVRVLSGVKLGDPTSGLQALHRDVLELYSSDEFPLDYPDADVLVLAARSGVRITEVPVQMRAEIGSASMHSGIRVLYYVYKMTLCVIVNSVRPVDKRIRTAESRREAA, encoded by the coding sequence ATGCCCCGCCATCTCATCATCATCCCGGCCTGGAACGAGGCGCGCTCGATCGCCTCGGTGGTGGCCAACTGCAGGGCGTCGGCCCCGGATTTCGACGTGCTGGTCATCGACGACGGTTCGTCCGACGGCACCGCCGCGATCGCGGCGGGCGCCGGCGCCGCGGTGCTGTCGCATCCGTTCAACATCCGCTACGGGGCGGCGCTTCAGACCGGTTATCTGTATGCGCTGCGCAACGGCTACTCGCTGGCCGTCCAGCTCGATGCCGACGGACAGCACGATCCCGCCGACGTAGTCCGCCTGGCCGCGCCGATCCTTCGCGGCGAGGCCGATCTCGTCGTCGGCTCGCGATTTCACGCCGCGTCGACGTACCACATGCCGCGCCTGCGCAGGATCGGCAGCGCGTGGTTTCGCTTCCTCGTGCGCGTGCTGAGCGGCGTAAAGCTCGGCGACCCGACCTCGGGCCTGCAGGCGCTCCATCGCGACGTGCTCGAGCTTTACTCGTCCGACGAATTTCCGCTCGACTACCCGGATGCCGACGTGCTGGTGCTGGCCGCGCGCAGCGGTGTGCGGATCACCGAGGTTCCGGTCCAGATGCGCGCGGAGATCGGCTCGGCGTCGATGCATTCCGGCATCCGCGTGCTGTACTACGTCTACAAGATGACCCTCTGCGTGATCGTCAACTCGGTTCGGCCGGTCGACAAGCGCATCCGCACGGCCGAGAGCCGCCGGGAGGCCGCATGA
- a CDS encoding DUF2304 domain-containing protein yields the protein MTEEQLRALLLADSDTTAVRVVALTVALALFFVVFDAVRRRRLSESLTPIWLTCAFAVLVLAVDLKLLEAMTHLIGAWTPSSTVFFFALLFLLAISLSYGIVLTRLGRQVTRLAQEIAMLRARIRDDEE from the coding sequence ATGACGGAGGAACAGCTTCGCGCGCTGCTGCTCGCCGACTCGGACACGACCGCGGTCCGCGTGGTCGCGCTGACGGTTGCGCTCGCGCTGTTCTTCGTCGTATTCGACGCCGTCCGCCGGCGCCGGCTCTCCGAAAGCCTCACGCCGATCTGGCTGACGTGCGCGTTTGCCGTCCTCGTCCTCGCCGTCGACCTCAAGCTGCTCGAAGCGATGACGCACCTGATCGGCGCGTGGACGCCGAGCTCGACGGTGTTTTTCTTCGCGCTGCTGTTCCTGCTTGCGATCTCTCTGTCGTACGGCATCGTGCTCACGCGTCTCGGCCGCCAGGTCACGCGCCTCGCGCAGGAAATCGCGATGCTGCGCGCGCGGATCCGCGATGATGAAGAATGA
- a CDS encoding sigma-54 dependent transcriptional regulator — protein sequence MADIVLIEDEDVLRRYLAGTLQRLEHTVRAAETAEEGLRFIEEGEPDIVLSDYRLPGMTGFDLLKSVKESFPGVPVVLLTAHGTVEDAVAAMRAGASDYLTKPVNLQELNLIIERSLASKGLRNELDYYRNRDFAAGRAGDGSETAGPDERSTDADDLSLGLVGEWPSIRSLREMILRLASHEKRGGGGPTVLITGETGTGKGLVARALHRAAPRRDCPFIEINCAALPDHLLEAELMGYERGAFTGAVKSKPGLFEAAEGGTIFLDEIGRMSLDLQAKILKVIDERQLRRLGSTRDRMLQCSVVTASHLDLAGAVREGRFLPDLFHRINVFRIQSPPLRERGNDIVLLAKHFLARHAAEYGLDPPALTERAEAALLGYSWPGNVRELAHAMERAVVLCQSKTIDAGDISLFSLADARVHVTPAEPGPPGAIRSPEDFHLDFSNGPISLEAIEALALRQAFEHADGNRTVAARLLDMSKDTLRYRLEKFQIG from the coding sequence ATGGCCGACATCGTACTGATCGAGGATGAAGACGTGCTGCGGCGCTACCTTGCCGGCACGCTGCAGCGACTCGAACACACTGTGCGCGCGGCCGAGACCGCCGAAGAAGGACTGCGCTTCATCGAAGAAGGCGAGCCCGACATCGTCCTGAGTGACTACCGGCTGCCCGGAATGACGGGATTCGATCTGCTGAAAAGCGTCAAGGAATCTTTTCCCGGAGTGCCGGTCGTGCTGCTGACTGCGCACGGCACAGTCGAGGACGCGGTCGCCGCAATGCGCGCCGGTGCGAGCGATTATCTGACCAAGCCCGTCAACCTGCAGGAGCTCAACCTGATCATCGAGCGTTCGCTTGCGAGCAAGGGACTTCGCAATGAGCTCGACTACTACCGCAACCGCGATTTCGCGGCCGGCCGTGCCGGCGACGGAAGCGAGACGGCAGGCCCGGACGAACGCAGCACGGACGCAGACGATCTGAGCCTCGGCCTGGTCGGTGAATGGCCGTCGATCCGCTCGCTGCGCGAGATGATCCTGCGCCTCGCGTCGCACGAGAAACGCGGCGGCGGCGGACCGACGGTGCTCATCACCGGTGAGACCGGAACCGGCAAAGGCCTCGTTGCACGCGCGCTGCACCGCGCGGCGCCGCGCCGCGACTGTCCGTTCATCGAGATCAACTGCGCGGCGCTGCCGGATCATCTGCTCGAAGCCGAGCTGATGGGCTACGAGCGCGGCGCATTCACCGGAGCGGTCAAGTCCAAGCCCGGCCTGTTCGAAGCAGCCGAAGGCGGGACGATCTTCCTCGACGAGATCGGCCGCATGAGCCTCGATCTGCAGGCCAAGATCCTCAAGGTCATCGATGAGCGCCAGCTTCGCCGCCTCGGCAGCACGCGCGACCGGATGCTGCAGTGTTCGGTGGTGACCGCTTCGCATCTCGATCTTGCCGGTGCAGTGCGCGAAGGCCGTTTCCTGCCCGACCTGTTCCACCGCATCAATGTCTTTCGCATCCAGTCGCCGCCGCTGCGCGAGCGCGGCAACGACATCGTGCTGCTCGCGAAGCATTTCCTTGCCCGGCACGCCGCCGAATACGGTCTCGACCCGCCGGCGCTCACCGAACGCGCGGAAGCCGCGCTGCTCGGGTATTCGTGGCCCGGCAACGTGCGTGAGCTCGCGCATGCCATGGAGCGCGCCGTCGTGCTGTGCCAGAGCAAGACGATCGATGCGGGCGACATCAGCCTGTTCTCGCTCGCCGACGCGAGAGTCCACGTCACGCCCGCCGAGCCCGGCCCGCCGGGCGCCATCCGCTCGCCCGAGGATTTCCATCTCGATTTCTCGAACGGACCGATCTCGCTCGAAGCCATCGAGGCGCTCGCGCTGCGCCAGGCATTCGAGCACGCCGACGGAAACCGAACGGTCGCGGCGCGGCTTCTCGACATGTCGAAAGACACGCTTCGTTACCGGCTCGAGAAATTCCAGATCGGCTGA
- a CDS encoding TetR/AcrR family transcriptional regulator — MTSLRTDAALASVHAARPAAGTATGTPGGAGHGRSGVRNQILEAAVGEFAERGFQEASLAAIARRVGVTAPLVLYHFGSKANLWRQALEVFSANFSAVIDEAIDDGASLDGREAFRLVVRRLVHFFAANRAAYRLMRDEGGSESGQSEWFASRRLGPSIKQIENVYRRAVDEGALRPAPFETTFFMILGAVSCYLESRGLVSHLFGSAEQGADWIDNYADQVLGLCFDGLSAGTRRDRPMLAALRAAGTPVSNSTGSSGGAAGNHGKEARLA, encoded by the coding sequence ATGACGTCCCTTCGTACAGATGCAGCGCTCGCGTCCGTCCATGCGGCTCGTCCGGCCGCGGGTACGGCAACGGGCACGCCAGGAGGGGCCGGCCACGGTCGCTCCGGAGTCCGCAACCAGATCCTCGAAGCTGCCGTCGGCGAATTCGCCGAGAGAGGCTTTCAGGAAGCGTCGCTCGCGGCGATCGCCCGACGGGTCGGCGTAACGGCCCCCCTCGTGCTCTATCACTTCGGATCCAAGGCCAACCTGTGGCGCCAGGCGCTCGAAGTGTTCAGCGCAAATTTCTCGGCTGTCATCGACGAGGCCATCGACGACGGCGCATCTCTCGACGGGCGCGAAGCGTTCCGGCTGGTGGTGCGGCGCCTCGTCCATTTCTTTGCGGCCAATCGCGCTGCGTATCGACTGATGCGCGACGAAGGTGGATCGGAGAGCGGCCAGAGCGAGTGGTTCGCTTCGCGCAGGCTCGGACCGTCGATCAAGCAGATCGAAAACGTCTACCGCCGCGCCGTCGACGAAGGCGCGCTCCGACCGGCGCCGTTCGAGACGACGTTCTTCATGATTCTCGGCGCGGTTTCCTGCTACCTCGAATCGCGCGGCCTGGTGTCGCATCTTTTCGGATCCGCCGAACAGGGCGCGGACTGGATCGACAACTACGCCGATCAGGTTCTCGGGCTCTGTTTCGACGGATTGTCCGCCGGTACTCGCCGCGATCGGCCGATGCTCGCCGCGCTGCGTGCCGCCGGTACTCCGGTTTCCAACTCAACTGGCTCCAGCGGCGGCGCCGCTGGCAATCACGGCAAGGAGGCTCGTCTCGCATGA